The Sorangiineae bacterium MSr11367 genome window below encodes:
- the ndhC gene encoding NADH-quinone oxidoreductase subunit A translates to MLLIQKYAPMFLIIGVAGAVASLFFIGATLLGPKKPTPEKMMPFECGSESSGGRHVKLSVKFYLTAILFVVFDIETVFIYPWAVQFKSLGWFGLAEMFGFLVVVVVALMYVWRKGALEWEN, encoded by the coding sequence ATGCTCCTCATCCAAAAGTACGCACCGATGTTCCTCATCATCGGGGTCGCCGGCGCAGTCGCCTCCCTCTTCTTCATCGGGGCCACGCTTCTCGGGCCCAAGAAGCCCACCCCGGAAAAGATGATGCCCTTCGAGTGCGGCTCGGAGAGCTCGGGCGGACGCCACGTCAAACTGAGCGTCAAATTCTACCTGACCGCCATCCTCTTCGTCGTCTTCGATATCGAGACGGTGTTCATCTATCCCTGGGCGGTCCAATTCAAATCCCTCGGCTGGTTCGGGTTGGCCGAGATGTTCGGCTTCCTCGTCGTCGTCGTCGTCGCCCTCATGTACGTCTGGCGAAAAGGCGCGCTGGAGTGGGAAAACTAG
- a CDS encoding 2Fe-2S iron-sulfur cluster-binding protein translates to MPTFTYDGKTIPFEPGETIIKAAYRQGIEIPHYCWHPGLSSPANCRMCLVEIAPPPGQRGMMLDVLEWDAAIGDYKPRQKPKLQPSCQIPAAEGMQVKGDTSDNVKEARKGVQEFLLLNHPVDCPICDQSGECKLQDYWVEHGQYQKRMRDEPIHKPKAVRFGPSIVYDAERCVMCTRCIRFMDEVAKDPVLDMRERGNLNEIFVAPGKELTGHYTFMTEHVCPVGALTTVDFRFKARVWFLRTAKSVCQGCATGCNSHLDYDPRYNKVYRYRPRDNEQVNAYWMCDEGMVSYKRAHEGRLIEPRVKGSVVAVKKALAEAKSYFEAVPGETVAVVLSAQHSLEDNWALRELAGAYLGTRAIYATGLAEGYHDAILIHEDKNPNTRGVLELASGVRPFSSLLDDIEAGRVTHVIALGGETPADASAELGERAKHALERLQALVVIAAHEGLLAHAAHVLLPAASWAEASGTYVNAKGIHQVTEKAIEPQGASEPAWKLVADVGQALGYDTSWTKLKQVRARWTSAPTVPDATAVSPSPQASQTP, encoded by the coding sequence ATGCCGACTTTCACCTACGACGGCAAGACGATCCCCTTCGAGCCCGGCGAGACCATCATCAAGGCGGCCTATCGCCAGGGCATCGAGATCCCGCATTACTGCTGGCACCCGGGTCTGAGCTCGCCGGCCAACTGCCGCATGTGCCTCGTGGAGATCGCGCCGCCGCCCGGACAGCGCGGCATGATGCTCGACGTGCTCGAGTGGGACGCCGCCATCGGCGACTACAAGCCGCGGCAGAAGCCGAAGCTCCAGCCTTCGTGCCAGATCCCCGCGGCCGAGGGCATGCAGGTGAAGGGCGACACGAGCGACAACGTCAAGGAAGCGCGCAAGGGCGTGCAGGAGTTTCTGCTCCTGAACCACCCGGTGGACTGCCCCATCTGCGACCAGTCCGGCGAGTGCAAGCTCCAGGACTACTGGGTCGAGCACGGCCAGTACCAAAAGCGCATGCGCGACGAGCCGATCCACAAGCCCAAGGCGGTGCGTTTCGGTCCCTCCATCGTGTACGACGCCGAGCGTTGCGTCATGTGCACGCGCTGCATCCGCTTCATGGACGAGGTCGCGAAAGATCCCGTCCTCGACATGCGCGAGCGCGGCAACTTGAACGAGATTTTCGTCGCCCCGGGCAAGGAGCTCACGGGCCACTACACCTTCATGACGGAGCACGTCTGCCCCGTTGGCGCGCTCACCACGGTGGACTTCCGCTTCAAGGCGCGCGTTTGGTTCCTCCGCACGGCCAAGTCGGTTTGCCAGGGCTGCGCGACGGGCTGCAACTCGCACCTCGACTACGACCCGCGCTACAACAAGGTGTACCGCTACCGCCCGCGCGACAACGAGCAGGTCAACGCGTACTGGATGTGCGACGAGGGCATGGTCAGCTACAAGCGCGCCCACGAAGGTCGCCTCATCGAGCCGCGCGTGAAGGGCTCGGTCGTCGCGGTGAAGAAGGCCCTCGCCGAGGCGAAGAGCTACTTCGAGGCAGTGCCCGGTGAGACGGTGGCCGTGGTCCTCTCGGCGCAGCATTCGCTCGAGGACAACTGGGCGCTGCGCGAGCTCGCGGGCGCATACCTCGGTACCCGCGCCATCTACGCGACGGGGCTGGCCGAGGGCTACCACGACGCGATCCTCATCCACGAGGACAAGAACCCCAACACGCGCGGCGTGCTCGAATTGGCCTCCGGCGTGCGGCCGTTCTCTTCGCTCCTCGACGACATCGAGGCGGGAAGGGTGACCCACGTGATCGCGCTCGGCGGTGAGACGCCGGCCGATGCGTCTGCGGAGCTGGGCGAGCGTGCGAAGCATGCGCTCGAGCGGCTGCAGGCGCTGGTCGTCATCGCGGCGCACGAGGGATTGCTCGCGCACGCGGCGCACGTGCTGCTTCCCGCGGCATCGTGGGCGGAAGCTTCCGGCACCTACGTCAACGCCAAGGGCATCCACCAAGTGACCGAAAAGGCCATCGAGCCGCAGGGCGCTTCCGAGCCTGCGTGGAAGCTCGTGGCCGACGTCGGCCAGGCCCTCGGGTACGACACCTCGTGGACCAAGTTGAAGCAGGTGCGCGCGCGATGGACGTCTGCGCCCACCGTCCCTGACGCAACGGCCGTCAGCCCGTCGCCTCAGGCCTCCCAGACCCCCTAG
- a CDS encoding NADH-quinone oxidoreductase subunit D, giving the protein MEPIDLELEEGELELPAEPMHLNMGPSHPAMHGTVRIVLELSGETIVKADVQIGYLHRGFEKMCERGTWAQVFPYVDRLNYVSPMLNNVGYALAVEKMCGIQVPDRCQWYRMALGELARISDHLTCTGAMAMELGAFTPFLWFVKAREMVWDIMEEETGARLTHSFGRIGGMAAPPTKDFKELCHGALKQIIHIVEEGEKMLLKNRIFIDRLENVGIISGKDAVALSWSGPCLRASGVAYDVRKAHPYLKYDEVDFDVPVGKVGDTMDRFLVRLEEIRQSKRIIEQVLERMPDDGPVNVNDPRVILPEKRDVYTTIEATIQHFKLVMEGAKVPKGECYSYTEGGNGELGFYLVSDGSGTPYRVRIRPPCFPITSGLSRLITGRMISDIVPTFGSLNMIGGECDH; this is encoded by the coding sequence ATGGAGCCCATCGATCTCGAGCTGGAAGAGGGCGAGCTCGAGCTGCCCGCAGAGCCCATGCACCTGAACATGGGCCCGTCGCACCCGGCGATGCACGGCACCGTGCGCATCGTTCTCGAGCTGTCGGGGGAGACCATCGTCAAGGCCGACGTGCAGATCGGCTACCTGCATCGCGGCTTCGAGAAGATGTGCGAGCGCGGCACGTGGGCGCAGGTTTTCCCCTACGTCGACCGCCTCAATTACGTCTCGCCGATGCTCAACAACGTCGGCTACGCGCTGGCCGTCGAGAAGATGTGCGGCATCCAAGTGCCGGATCGCTGCCAGTGGTACCGCATGGCCCTTGGCGAGTTGGCGCGCATCAGCGACCACCTCACCTGCACGGGCGCCATGGCCATGGAGCTCGGCGCCTTCACGCCGTTCCTCTGGTTCGTCAAGGCGCGCGAGATGGTGTGGGACATCATGGAGGAGGAAACGGGCGCACGCCTGACGCACTCCTTCGGGCGCATCGGCGGCATGGCCGCTCCGCCCACGAAAGACTTCAAGGAGCTGTGCCACGGCGCGCTGAAGCAGATCATCCACATCGTCGAAGAGGGCGAGAAGATGCTGCTGAAGAACCGCATCTTCATCGACCGCCTCGAGAACGTCGGCATCATCAGCGGCAAAGACGCCGTCGCGCTCTCGTGGTCGGGCCCGTGCCTGCGCGCCTCCGGCGTCGCGTACGACGTGCGCAAGGCGCACCCGTACTTGAAGTACGACGAGGTCGACTTCGACGTGCCCGTCGGCAAGGTCGGCGACACGATGGACCGCTTCCTCGTGCGTCTCGAGGAGATCCGTCAGTCGAAGCGCATCATCGAGCAGGTGCTCGAGCGCATGCCCGACGACGGACCGGTCAACGTGAACGACCCGCGCGTCATCCTCCCGGAGAAGCGCGACGTGTACACGACCATCGAGGCGACGATTCAGCACTTCAAGCTGGTCATGGAGGGCGCCAAGGTCCCCAAGGGCGAGTGCTACTCGTACACCGAGGGCGGCAACGGCGAGCTCGGCTTCTACCTCGTCTCGGACGGCAGCGGCACGCCGTACCGCGTGCGCATTCGCCCGCCGTGCTTCCCCATCACGAGCGGCCTCTCGCGGCTCATCACCGGCCGAATGATCAGCGACATCGTGCCGACCTTCGGCTCGCTCAATATGATCGGCGGCGAGTGTGACCACTGA
- a CDS encoding NADH-quinone oxidoreductase subunit H, whose product MTPAQWIWTIVKIAIMIGFLINVAALLTWLDRRQSSMMQDRVGPNRAVLKIGKFELRAAGLLHTAADGLKFFFKEDFVPPNADKLLFGLAPILSMVPVLALVAVIPMGDTVLPQYLFRAASDGHTIFPAISRLGVETVRGMRPVELAVAPLNSGILFVFALAGQGIVGAAIAGWSSDNKFSLMGALRAASQMVSYEVTMGLSLIGAFMIYGTIRLDDMVRWQGENSWGIFVQPLAFFLFFAAAVAESKRIPFDLPEAESELVSGYFTEYSGMKFGMFYFAEYMEVVTSSMLLVTIFLGGWNIPFFHRDGLTIAIGDLTLVHQAIPHIWMSILGVVAFFGKVLAVCVFQAFVRWSLPRFRYDQLMKLGWRVLLPFSLANVFLTGCIYLALDQPSGQVGTALKVAADLSQLAVALVVTFFVIRGVVGFFAPVRRQYWIVGTSANFAQARGGTETTPMQL is encoded by the coding sequence ATGACCCCTGCGCAATGGATCTGGACGATCGTGAAGATCGCGATCATGATCGGCTTTCTGATCAACGTCGCCGCGCTCCTCACGTGGCTCGATCGCCGTCAGAGCTCGATGATGCAAGACCGCGTCGGTCCGAACCGCGCGGTGCTCAAGATCGGCAAGTTCGAGCTGCGCGCCGCGGGCCTGCTCCACACGGCGGCCGACGGTTTGAAGTTCTTCTTCAAGGAAGACTTCGTCCCGCCGAACGCGGACAAGCTGCTCTTCGGCCTCGCGCCCATCCTGTCGATGGTGCCGGTGCTCGCGCTGGTGGCGGTCATCCCGATGGGTGACACCGTGCTGCCGCAGTACCTGTTCCGCGCGGCGTCCGACGGCCACACGATCTTCCCGGCCATCTCGCGCCTCGGCGTCGAAACGGTGCGCGGCATGCGCCCCGTGGAGCTCGCGGTGGCGCCGCTCAACTCAGGGATCCTCTTCGTCTTCGCGCTGGCCGGGCAGGGCATCGTCGGCGCGGCCATCGCCGGTTGGTCCAGCGACAACAAATTCAGCTTGATGGGCGCCCTCCGCGCCGCAAGCCAGATGGTCAGCTACGAGGTCACGATGGGCCTTTCGCTCATCGGCGCCTTCATGATCTACGGCACCATCCGTCTCGACGACATGGTCCGCTGGCAGGGGGAGAACAGCTGGGGCATCTTCGTGCAGCCGCTGGCGTTCTTCCTCTTCTTCGCCGCCGCCGTCGCCGAGTCGAAGCGCATCCCGTTCGACCTTCCCGAGGCCGAGAGCGAGCTCGTTTCCGGTTACTTCACCGAGTACTCGGGCATGAAGTTCGGCATGTTCTACTTCGCCGAGTACATGGAGGTCGTCACGAGCAGCATGCTCCTGGTCACGATCTTCCTCGGTGGCTGGAACATCCCGTTCTTCCACCGCGACGGACTCACCATCGCCATCGGCGATCTCACCTTGGTGCACCAAGCCATTCCGCACATCTGGATGAGCATCCTCGGTGTGGTGGCGTTCTTCGGGAAGGTGCTCGCGGTCTGCGTGTTCCAGGCCTTCGTGCGCTGGAGCCTCCCGCGTTTCCGCTACGACCAGCTGATGAAGCTCGGCTGGCGCGTGCTCCTCCCGTTCTCGCTGGCGAACGTGTTCCTCACCGGCTGCATCTACCTCGCCCTCGACCAGCCGTCGGGGCAGGTTGGCACGGCGCTCAAGGTCGCGGCCGATCTGAGCCAGCTCGCCGTGGCGCTCGTCGTCACCTTCTTCGTCATCCGCGGCGTGGTGGGCTTCTTCGCCCCGGTGCGTCGTCAGTACTGGATCGTCGGAACCTCCGCCAACTTCGCCCAGGCGCGTGGCGGTACGGAAACGACGCCGATGCAGCTCTAA
- a CDS encoding NADH-quinone oxidoreductase subunit C: protein MSKAVLEKLKTKFGTAVLETHSDLGDDTAVVTAQSWKSVCEYLREDATLDFDMFIDLCGVDYPTRLPRMEVVLHLYSTTRRHRVRLKTRVGDEDMDGAEVDSVTGIWPGANWFEREVYDLSGVTFRGHPDLRRILMYPEFQGHPLRKDYPAQKTQPLVEYRTEAEAGVPLEKQAPFRADEGMSFGRVDWLHRNDEENPTALPKGVVRSVKPHEANGNGADHALNANLPAEASVATPPNKKDVS, encoded by the coding sequence ATGAGTAAGGCCGTCCTCGAAAAGCTGAAAACGAAGTTCGGCACCGCCGTGCTCGAGACGCACAGCGACCTGGGCGACGACACCGCGGTGGTCACCGCACAGAGCTGGAAGAGCGTCTGTGAGTACCTGCGCGAGGACGCCACGCTCGACTTCGACATGTTCATCGACTTGTGCGGCGTCGACTACCCGACCCGCCTGCCGCGCATGGAGGTGGTGCTCCACCTCTACTCGACGACGCGACGTCACCGCGTGCGCCTGAAGACGCGCGTGGGCGACGAAGACATGGACGGCGCCGAGGTCGACAGCGTCACGGGCATCTGGCCGGGCGCCAACTGGTTCGAGCGCGAAGTGTACGACTTGAGCGGCGTCACCTTCCGCGGCCACCCGGACCTGCGGCGCATCCTGATGTACCCGGAGTTCCAGGGCCATCCGCTGCGCAAAGACTACCCGGCGCAGAAGACCCAGCCTCTGGTCGAGTACCGCACCGAGGCCGAGGCCGGCGTGCCCCTCGAGAAACAGGCTCCGTTCCGCGCCGACGAAGGCATGTCCTTCGGCCGCGTAGACTGGCTGCACCGCAACGACGAAGAGAACCCCACGGCCCTGCCGAAGGGCGTCGTTCGCTCGGTCAAGCCCCACGAGGCCAACGGGAACGGCGCCGACCACGCGCTCAATGCAAATCTGCCGGCCGAGGCGTCGGTGGCGACCCCCCCGAACAAGAAAGACGTGAGCTGA
- a CDS encoding TIGR02757 family protein: protein MKVGDEELRAALDAVRARADLAARRTSDPVGVVHRYADPLDREIVGLVAASVAFGNVKTILAKLGDLLDRVGPSPSRAADGDPAALKARLRGWKHRVFIGDDLARLLLGARAVQRTHGTLGQYFAVLFQEHGEIRPALAAFCDAIRDAGKLRSRTRRGPAHLLPDPRGSSGVKRLLLYLRWMVRPADGIDLGLWPIEPSHLLMPVDTHIHKLSRNLGLTRQDRLTWRATEEITASLARLDADDPTKYDFSLCHMGMLQRCPSRRDPSRCEGCGVMPVCRHWR from the coding sequence GTGAAGGTCGGTGACGAGGAACTGCGCGCGGCGCTCGATGCGGTGCGTGCTCGGGCGGATCTGGCCGCGCGGCGGACGTCGGATCCCGTGGGCGTGGTGCACCGGTATGCGGACCCGCTCGATCGGGAGATCGTCGGGCTCGTGGCCGCATCGGTGGCCTTTGGAAATGTGAAGACCATTTTGGCCAAGCTCGGCGATCTGCTCGATCGCGTCGGGCCGAGCCCCTCGCGCGCGGCCGACGGCGATCCTGCCGCCCTCAAGGCGAGGCTGCGCGGGTGGAAGCACCGCGTCTTCATCGGCGATGACCTCGCGCGCCTCCTCCTCGGCGCCCGCGCCGTGCAGCGCACGCACGGAACACTTGGTCAGTATTTTGCCGTCCTCTTCCAGGAACACGGGGAAATCCGCCCCGCGCTGGCCGCGTTCTGCGACGCCATCCGCGACGCCGGAAAGCTCCGCTCACGCACCCGCCGGGGCCCGGCGCATCTGCTGCCCGATCCGCGCGGCTCCAGCGGCGTCAAACGGCTTCTCCTTTATTTGCGTTGGATGGTCCGCCCCGCCGACGGCATCGACCTCGGCCTCTGGCCCATCGAACCGTCGCACCTGCTCATGCCGGTCGACACGCACATTCATAAGCTCTCGCGCAACCTGGGCCTCACCCGCCAGGACCGACTCACTTGGCGCGCCACCGAGGAAATCACCGCATCCCTGGCGCGCCTCGACGCCGATGACCCGACGAAATACGACTTTTCGCTCTGCCACATGGGCATGCTCCAGCGCTGCCCATCCCGGCGCGACCCCTCCCGCTGTGAAGGGTGCGGTGTCATGCCTGTCTGTAGGCATTGGAGATAG